A section of the Citrobacter farmeri genome encodes:
- a CDS encoding glycoside hydrolase — protein sequence MKLTVLGGGGVRSAFLAKSLAYNAHRIGLQEVVFLDNAEENLKIFGEIARYVFATIRPDIRFSLTTDPVSALKNSNYIITTLRVGGDESRVRDERIALNHNTLGQETTGAGGFAMAMRSIPAILNYCRLIEEHAAPDAILFNFTNPSGLVTEAIIKSGFKRRVYGICDAPSELIRELPAILNCDEADLKVECYGLNHFSWFTHFTVKGEDVTDKLVSNPELYSKTAMQYFSPVLVQLCDKQLLNEYLYYYYYREVALKAIQDAPETRGEAIARINKEMREELQSVDAQANPEAAFDIWMKHYLRRENSYMQNESHQEKFNTRTPLTLQQFIEEPDSGGYAGVALDILEAVNSSTSKRIVVSLQNNGTLDFLRPDDVIEISCDLSKEGLKPVTPIHVPDAQKNMISCVKEYERLAVDAIMRKDKSLAIRALMAHPLIGSWSLAKQLVSEYLDEAQFSDWK from the coding sequence ATGAAATTAACTGTATTAGGTGGGGGCGGTGTTCGTTCCGCGTTCCTGGCAAAATCTCTGGCCTATAATGCGCATCGTATTGGTTTACAAGAAGTGGTATTCCTCGATAATGCAGAAGAGAACCTGAAAATTTTTGGCGAAATCGCCCGTTATGTTTTTGCCACGATTCGACCTGATATTCGTTTCAGCCTGACGACGGATCCGGTATCCGCATTAAAGAACAGCAATTATATCATCACTACTCTGCGTGTCGGCGGTGATGAAAGCCGCGTGCGCGATGAACGCATTGCGCTGAACCATAACACATTAGGTCAGGAGACCACCGGGGCGGGCGGTTTTGCGATGGCGATGCGCTCAATTCCCGCCATTCTCAACTATTGCCGTCTGATTGAAGAACATGCCGCACCTGATGCCATTCTGTTCAACTTTACCAACCCTTCAGGGCTGGTTACCGAAGCCATCATTAAGTCCGGGTTTAAACGCCGGGTTTACGGTATTTGCGATGCGCCTTCGGAACTGATTCGCGAGCTGCCAGCCATCCTCAACTGCGACGAAGCGGATTTGAAAGTGGAATGCTATGGTCTGAACCACTTCTCCTGGTTCACCCACTTCACCGTGAAAGGGGAGGACGTGACCGACAAACTGGTGAGTAACCCGGAACTCTACAGTAAGACGGCGATGCAGTACTTCTCACCGGTATTGGTTCAGCTTTGCGATAAGCAGTTACTGAATGAATATCTCTACTATTACTACTATCGCGAAGTAGCGCTGAAAGCGATTCAGGATGCGCCGGAAACGCGCGGTGAAGCCATCGCGCGGATCAACAAGGAAATGCGCGAGGAACTCCAGAGCGTTGATGCGCAGGCAAACCCGGAAGCCGCATTTGATATCTGGATGAAGCACTATCTGCGCCGCGAAAATAGCTATATGCAGAACGAGTCGCATCAGGAAAAATTCAACACTCGCACCCCGTTGACGCTACAACAGTTTATAGAAGAGCCGGATAGTGGCGGTTACGCAGGAGTGGCGCTGGATATTCTTGAAGCAGTGAACAGTTCCACCAGCAAACGCATTGTTGTCTCGTTGCAAAATAACGGCACGCTGGATTTCTTACGTCCGGATGATGTCATTGAGATCAGCTGTGACCTGAGCAAAGAGGGGCTGAAACCCGTTACGCCGATCCACGTTCCGGACGCCCAGAAAAACATGATCTCCTGCGTTAAGGAGTACGAACGTCTGGCAGTGGACGCCATCATGCGCAAAGACAAGAGTCTGGCCATCCGTGCATTAATGGCGCACCCGCTGATTGGCTCCTGGTCGCTGGCCAAACAGTTGGTCAGCGAGTATCTCGACGAAGCGCAGTTTAGCGACTGGAAATGA
- a CDS encoding MurR/RpiR family transcriptional regulator, giving the protein MELENVFRDVKLSKTEVNVLRFIQNNPEQCIREGIRTVAEHCYSNPSSLVRLAKKLKFSGWLELVYFIKFNITMPKLDVTNDINFMNVQPAENQSQLLNRLQHDRILIHGSGFSQLIAQYIYNKFLVIGVNASLALWPDYEILEQKTAAKFDSIWLVSKSGRSSSALNWVKALDGKNTDLVCFTGDYQSPLAQAADTAVIIHDPQKFDDDIYWSNPFFGYCILGFEHLLKLWFLQNPGGASADAPGTIISSR; this is encoded by the coding sequence ATGGAACTGGAAAATGTATTTCGTGATGTAAAATTAAGTAAGACAGAAGTCAACGTGCTGCGCTTTATTCAGAATAACCCAGAACAATGCATCCGTGAGGGCATTCGCACCGTCGCAGAGCACTGTTACAGTAATCCGTCCTCACTGGTTAGACTGGCGAAAAAGCTCAAGTTTAGCGGCTGGCTGGAGTTGGTGTACTTCATTAAGTTTAATATCACAATGCCAAAACTTGATGTGACAAATGATATTAACTTTATGAATGTCCAGCCTGCCGAAAACCAGTCTCAGCTATTAAATCGGCTGCAACACGACCGTATTCTTATACATGGTAGCGGCTTCTCTCAACTGATTGCACAATATATTTATAATAAATTCCTGGTGATTGGCGTGAATGCCAGTCTGGCACTTTGGCCAGACTACGAAATACTTGAACAAAAAACGGCTGCAAAATTCGACTCTATCTGGCTGGTGTCTAAATCCGGTCGCAGCAGTTCGGCACTCAACTGGGTCAAAGCGCTGGACGGAAAAAATACCGACCTGGTCTGCTTTACCGGTGACTATCAAAGTCCGCTGGCCCAGGCGGCAGACACTGCCGTCATCATCCATGATCCGCAAAAGTTTGATGATGATATCTACTGGAGCAATCCTTTCTTTGGTTACTGCATTCTGGGATTCGAACATCTGCTGAAGCTCTGGTTTTTGCAAAATCCGGGCGGGGCGTCAGCCGACGCCCCGGGTACCATCATTTCCAGTCGCTAA
- a CDS encoding MFS transporter, producing MLIIFFYQYFHLSWSQSIFITVIFYVAPFLTCLPCSMLIERRGYRNVLLLSLTLSVAGCLMFALALQLDSFALSLLAMFVVATGVAAMQVVANPYLTLLSPPHKRIGNLCLASAVNSLGTTLAPMLVALLLAFSPVDILAREEPVSALWLCLALFSLALIAGVFWIRLPDVARPKKAASGMHNAWKDRELLFSVVAIFVYVGVEVSLATSLVKYLITIGGWSTTVAMSLVSFYWGGALAGRFLYGLLADKTGNYTPFMVATLACATAVIMAVGLNNITGGYLLILTGLGNSILYPIIFGHTINKNPAIANISAAAMVMAGIGGAVIPLLQAVCIDGLNLRFSFLLPVVLYLLLALWGRLNLRPLGTST from the coding sequence GTGCTGATCATATTTTTCTATCAATATTTCCATCTGTCATGGTCGCAGTCTATTTTCATTACGGTTATTTTTTACGTTGCCCCTTTTCTGACCTGTCTGCCCTGCTCAATGCTGATTGAACGCCGGGGATACCGCAATGTACTGCTGCTGTCATTAACGTTGTCGGTTGCAGGATGTCTGATGTTCGCCCTGGCGTTGCAACTGGATTCCTTCGCTCTGTCACTGCTGGCGATGTTTGTTGTGGCAACGGGTGTGGCGGCGATGCAGGTCGTCGCCAATCCCTATCTGACATTGCTCAGCCCGCCGCACAAACGAATCGGCAATCTGTGTCTGGCCTCTGCCGTTAATTCGCTGGGAACTACGCTTGCCCCCATGCTGGTTGCGCTGCTCCTGGCGTTTTCCCCGGTTGATATCCTGGCGCGTGAAGAGCCTGTCAGCGCGCTCTGGCTTTGCCTCGCCCTCTTTTCGCTGGCGCTGATTGCAGGCGTTTTCTGGATCCGCCTGCCGGATGTCGCGCGTCCGAAAAAAGCCGCGTCGGGAATGCATAATGCCTGGAAGGACAGAGAGCTGCTATTCAGCGTGGTGGCGATTTTTGTCTATGTCGGCGTCGAAGTGAGCCTTGCGACCAGCCTGGTGAAATATCTCATCACCATCGGTGGCTGGAGCACCACTGTCGCGATGTCGCTGGTCTCTTTTTACTGGGGAGGCGCGCTGGCGGGCCGTTTTCTTTACGGTCTGCTCGCCGACAAAACAGGTAATTACACGCCGTTTATGGTGGCGACGCTGGCCTGCGCTACGGCAGTGATCATGGCGGTAGGGCTGAATAATATCACCGGCGGTTATCTGCTTATCCTGACCGGCTTAGGGAACTCAATTCTGTATCCGATTATCTTCGGGCACACCATCAATAAAAATCCGGCAATCGCCAACATTTCAGCCGCAGCAATGGTAATGGCCGGGATTGGTGGCGCGGTCATTCCCTTATTACAGGCCGTCTGCATTGACGGACTCAATCTCCGGTTCAGCTTTTTATTACCGGTCGTGCTGTATCTGCTGCTGGCGCTATGGGGGCGGCTTAACCTCCGCCCCCTCGGTACGTCAACTTAA
- the yicI gene encoding alpha-xylosidase: MKISDGNWLIQPGLNLTHPVQVFDVEQHGNELVVYAAPRDVRERTWQLDTPLFTLRFFSPQEGVVGVRMEHFQGALDNGPHYPLNVVQDVKVDIQNTADVAELKSGHLSVRVTKGEFWSLDFLRDGVRITGSQLKNNGYVQDTSTQRNYMFERLDLGVGETVYGLGERFTALVRNGQTVETWNRDGGTSTEQSYKNIPFYMTNRGYGVLVNHPQCVSFEIGSEKVSKVQFSVEGEYLEYFVIDGPTPKDVLNRYTRFTGRPALPPAWSFGLWLTTSFTTNYDEATVNSFIDGMAKRNLPLHVFHFDCFWMKAFQWCDFEWDPVTFPDPEGMIRRLKKKGLKVCVWINPYIGQKSPIFSELKEKGYLLKRPDGSLWQWDKWQPGLAIYDFTNPQACEWYASKLKGLVDIGVDCFKTDFGERIPTDVQWFDGSDPQKMHNHYAYVYNELVWNVLKETVGEEEAVLFARSASVGAQQFPVHWGGDCYANYESMAESLRGGLSIGLSGFGFWSHDIGGFENTAPAHVYKRWCAFGLLSSHSRLHGSKSYRVPWAYDDESCDVVRYFTEQKCRMMPYLYREAVRAHERGTPMMRAMMLEFPDDPACDYLDRQYMLGDSVMVAPVFSQAGDVQFYLPEGRWTHLWRNDEVQGGRWHKQQHDFLSLPVYVRDNTLLALGGNNQKPDYAWNEDTAFQLFSLDEGREAVCEVPAADGSVAFTLTAKRNGNTLTVTGNGDAHNWTLCLRNIAQISGIRGASHRGSESGVVVTPQSHEIVITL, from the coding sequence ATGAAGATTAGCGACGGAAACTGGCTGATTCAGCCTGGCCTTAATTTGACGCATCCTGTCCAGGTGTTTGATGTAGAACAGCACGGTAATGAACTGGTGGTTTATGCCGCACCGCGTGACGTCCGTGAACGTACCTGGCAACTGGATACCCCGTTGTTTACGTTGCGTTTCTTTTCGCCGCAGGAAGGGGTTGTAGGCGTGCGCATGGAACACTTTCAGGGGGCGCTGGATAACGGTCCGCATTACCCGCTCAACGTTGTGCAGGACGTGAAGGTCGACATCCAAAACACCGCCGACGTTGCTGAACTGAAAAGCGGTCACTTAAGCGTGCGCGTTACCAAAGGTGAGTTCTGGTCGCTGGATTTCCTGCGTGACGGCGTGCGCATCACCGGCAGCCAGTTGAAGAACAATGGTTATGTGCAGGACACCAGCACTCAGCGAAACTACATGTTCGAGCGCCTGGATCTGGGCGTCGGCGAGACGGTTTACGGGCTGGGCGAGCGCTTTACCGCACTGGTGCGCAACGGCCAGACGGTAGAAACCTGGAACCGCGACGGCGGCACCAGCACCGAGCAGTCCTACAAGAATATCCCGTTTTACATGACTAACCGTGGCTACGGCGTACTGGTTAACCATCCACAGTGCGTCTCGTTTGAAATCGGCTCGGAGAAAGTGTCAAAAGTGCAGTTCAGCGTCGAGGGGGAATATCTCGAATATTTCGTGATCGACGGCCCGACGCCGAAAGACGTACTGAACCGCTATACCCGCTTCACGGGGCGTCCGGCGCTACCGCCTGCCTGGTCGTTCGGACTGTGGCTGACCACCTCGTTCACCACCAACTACGATGAAGCGACGGTAAACAGCTTTATTGATGGCATGGCGAAGCGCAATCTGCCGCTGCACGTCTTCCACTTCGACTGTTTCTGGATGAAGGCCTTCCAGTGGTGTGATTTCGAATGGGATCCGGTGACCTTCCCGGACCCGGAAGGGATGATTCGTCGGCTGAAGAAGAAAGGGCTGAAGGTCTGCGTATGGATCAACCCGTACATTGGACAGAAATCACCAATTTTTAGTGAGCTAAAAGAGAAAGGCTATCTGCTTAAACGTCCGGACGGTTCTCTGTGGCAGTGGGATAAATGGCAGCCGGGGCTGGCGATTTATGACTTTACCAACCCGCAAGCCTGTGAATGGTATGCCAGCAAACTGAAAGGTCTGGTGGATATCGGCGTTGACTGCTTCAAGACTGACTTTGGCGAGCGTATCCCCACCGATGTGCAATGGTTTGATGGTTCCGATCCGCAGAAAATGCACAACCATTATGCGTACGTCTACAACGAACTGGTGTGGAACGTGCTGAAAGAGACCGTGGGCGAAGAAGAGGCGGTTCTGTTTGCCCGCTCCGCTTCCGTGGGCGCACAACAATTCCCGGTGCACTGGGGTGGCGACTGCTACGCCAACTATGAGTCAATGGCGGAAAGTCTGCGCGGTGGCTTGTCTATCGGTTTGTCCGGGTTTGGCTTCTGGAGCCATGATATCGGTGGCTTCGAGAATACCGCGCCGGCACACGTCTATAAACGCTGGTGTGCTTTTGGTCTACTCTCCAGCCACAGTCGCTTGCACGGCAGTAAATCCTATCGTGTGCCCTGGGCATATGACGATGAATCCTGCGATGTGGTGCGCTACTTCACCGAGCAGAAGTGTCGCATGATGCCGTATCTGTACCGGGAGGCGGTTCGTGCGCACGAACGGGGCACGCCGATGATGCGCGCCATGATGCTGGAGTTCCCGGACGATCCGGCATGCGATTATCTCGACCGACAATATATGTTGGGTGATTCTGTGATGGTGGCACCGGTGTTCTCGCAAGCCGGTGATGTGCAGTTTTACTTGCCGGAGGGACGCTGGACGCACCTGTGGCGCAATGACGAAGTACAGGGCGGTCGCTGGCACAAGCAGCAGCATGACTTCCTGAGTCTACCGGTGTACGTGCGTGACAACACGTTGTTGGCGTTGGGGGGCAATAATCAAAAGCCTGACTACGCATGGAATGAAGATACCGCCTTCCAGTTGTTCTCTCTCGATGAGGGCCGTGAAGCCGTTTGCGAAGTTCCTGCGGCTGACGGTTCGGTTGCCTTTACGTTAACCGCTAAGCGCAATGGCAACACCCTCACCGTGACGGGGAATGGGGATGCGCACAACTGGACGCTGTGCCTGCGTAACATTGCGCAAATTAGCGGTATTCGCGGCGCTTCACATCGAGGAAGCGAATCCGGCGTAGTGGTGACGCCGCAAAGTCATGAGATCGTCATTACGCTTTAA